TGAAGATGCTGTTGATGCATATACCATAGGTAGTGCTTTCAACGAATTTAAGGAGCATGAAAAAGGAAGGCTCAAGCCCGGATTCGCTGCAGACCTGGCTGTACTGGACTCTGATATATTTACCATCGACCATAATAAGATTAAAGATATAAAAGTGGTTAAGACTATGGTCGACGGAGATTTCGTCTTTGAAAGATAAAAAGCAAATAGTTAAAAGCGGTCTTACAGGCCGTTTTTTTACACAAATTATTATAATATTGAACAAAAAAATCATTAGGTGAAAAAAGAAATATATTTCAAATCACGAATCTTATTACTAAGCAATATTTTTCAATTTAAAAGTTTATAATTTTTCAATTATTGTAACAATTTTAACAAATTCGCTAACTATTTTTTAAAAAATTAGTATTATCTTCAATTTGAAGTACTTTTTATAAGGCTGTAAGACATTTTTTCGTTAGTTAATTAACTATATATTAACAAAATGTAAAATTTATCACCCTTGACTTTTTTTTCTAATATACATATTTTTTCGGTTAAGGACAACTTTTAAAAACTTACATATTTTTTCTCATATATGAACATTTTTTCATTTTTCAGCATTGTTTATATATCATATATGTGATAGAATGGTGAAAACGTTATATTTTACGTTCTCTAATATAACGCTTTTTCATTCATTATATTATTATAGGAGGCTACTCTATGGAAGCAATTATGAACATCAACAGTTGGCTAAATAATATTGTGTGGGGACCACCAATGTTAATACTGATTGTTGGAACAGGACTATTTTTATCAGTAAGTACAAAGTTCTTCTCAATTACCAAGTTAGGGTACATCTTGAAGAACACTCTTCTTAAAATCTTTTCTAAGGACCAATCTGGAGAAGGTGAAGTAACGGCATTCCAGGCTGTTGCTACAGCTCTTGCCGCTACAGTTGGAACAGGTAACATAGCAGGTGTTGCAACCGCTATTGCTGCCGGAGGTCCAGGAGCATTATTATGGATGTGGATTGCCGCAATACTAGGTATGACTACTAAGTTCTCAGAAGTTGTACTGTCCATTAAATTCAGAGAAAAAACACCTGACGGACGTTTTGTCGGCGGACCCATGTACTATATTAGGAATGGCTTAGGATGGAACTGGCTTGCAGTGCTATTTGCTCTGTTTGGTACACTTGCAGCATTCGGAATCGGTAACATGGTTCAATCAAACTCAGTTGCTGACGCTCTGCAATCTTCTTTCAGCCTTAATCCTTGGATTACAGGTATTGTATTGGCAGTTGTCACTGCTTTGGTTATAGTTGGCGGAATAAAAAGAATTGGTGCCTTCACAGAAAAACTTGTTCCTTTTATGGCTGCTATTTATATTCTTGGTGGATTAGCAATTATTATAATTAACATAGGTAAGGTTCCTGCTGCTTTCGTTACTATATTTGAAAGCGCATTCTCTGGAAGAGCTGCTGTCGGCGGTTTTGCAGGAGCAACAGTTATGCAGGCTGTTAGATTCGGTGTTGCCCGCGGTGTATTTACAAACGAAGCCGGTTTAGGTAGTGCTCCAATAGCTCACGCTGCTGCTACTACAGATCACCCTGTTCGTCAAGGCCTTTGGGGAGTATTTGAAGTATTTGCAGACACACTTGTTATATGTAGTATAACAGCTTTGGCAATAATTACATCAGGTGTTTGGGAAACAGGCATGACAGGAGCCGCACTTACAACACAGGCTTTCGACGTATCGTTACCAGGCGGAGGATACATCGTATCAATAGGTATTGTAATGTTTGCTTTCTCAACTATAGTTGGATGGGAATACTACGGTGAAAGATGTGCTGAGTACTTATTCGGACCTAAAGCAATTATGGTTTACAGAATAATTTGGATACCGTTTATTTTAATAGGCGCTATCGGTGGTCTTGAAGTTATTTGGGCTTTAGCAGACACATTAAACGGATTAATGGCTATTCCGAACTTAATAGGCGTTGTAGCATTGAGCGGAACAGTATTTAAACTTACAAAAGAGTTTTTCTCTTCAGAAAAAGCTAAAAACTAAATCAACAAAAAAGCTGAGATATAAACCTCAGCTTTTTCTTTTTATCTTATTATCTTACATAGATTTTAATTAATCCGTCATAAACATTATAGTTATCTTCATCTTCATCTTCAAAAACAGTATAATTAAATTCTATATTACCTTCATCCTCAAAAATATATCTTATATATTCAATATCCTCTAATTCATAGCTTACATCATTTTGAACATTGATTAAATTTCTCTTGCCATCAAGCTTAATTTTAAGAGTTCCTTCGTCAGGAATCACAAACATTGCATACTCGAGTTCTTCTTCGTCTATGTCATCTTCAACCAGTTCAAACAGTTCTTCTACAAAATCAACATCTATGAATTCATCCTCATAATCTGTCGTCAGTTTCATCGTAGAAATTTCTTGAACAGCTTCAACCGTTATCTTTATTTCCCCTTCATATACTTTATCGCTTGATTTTTCTTCTGCATAATATTTTATAACAACTTCCCCGTCAAAACCTTGATTTGGCTCAAATATGATGTAATCAACATCTTCTATATCATATGTTTTTGTTCTGGTCACAACTTCCTTGCTTTCAGGTTTTCCGTCCCCATCACTGTCATAGTACAAAACACCCTGTTTTTCTGAAGGAATTACAAATTTAACCGTATCAACAAAATCTTCAAAATCATCTTCATCTATGCGCACATATTCGTTTTCAGAAATTTCATAGGTAATAAGCTTAAGGTTCTCATAGTCAACTCTTATTATTATTGACCCGTCATAGGAATCTTCTTCTGTATACGCCGTATATTTTACTGTAACTTCTCCTTCAAAATACTCTTCCGGAACAAATGCAATATTTCTTATTATGTTTTTTTCATACTTGCCTAAATAATACTTTGTTACCTCAGATACCAAGGAATTTTCATTTTGATCTTCGTCATAATCATAATATAGTTTTCCTCCGGATTCCGGCAGTTCGAACTTCACATATTCAATGTCATCTTCTATAACATCGTCTAAAGCCTCTGTAAACCAGCTGTCTTTAAAGTCCAACTGTTCTCCATTTTCAACATTTACCTTAATATCGTTTATGTCATATTCCTTTTCATCATAATCATATTCGTTCATTATATAAAACATCATCCAAAAGACATCTCTTCTCTTTGCAAAGCTGTTTAATTCATCTTTGTAGATTTCTTCTAACTCCTCTATCTTACCATCTTCAAAATCCACATTTAAGATTTCTCCCGAACGCTGTATAAGCCATATTGCCTCTTGAATTGTAACCGGGTTTCCAGGTCTGAAATATTTTCCATCTCCTTTAGCAATGCCCAGATCCTTTGCTATTTTAACCGATTCATAATAATACTCGTTAAAATCAACATCATCAAAAATTTCTTTAAATTCTTCGGCTTTATCGTCGTAGTCGTCTTCGTCAATTACATCATATTGATCTAGCATCCTAGTGATCATTACAATCACATCAGCACGTTTTATATTTCCGCTCAAGCCAAAGTCCCCATTGCCGTATCCCTTCACTATATTCATTCTAATCAATAGATCCAGAGCATTTTCATAATCCTTCGTTTCTACTTTTTGGTATGTTTTTTGGTATGTTTTCTGATGTGTTTTCCATTTGTCTTTCTTTGCCGACGGCACTGCAAATGCCGCAGTTGTAAATATCATACTCAATGCAACTGTGGATGATATAATTCTTAAAACTTTGCTTTTCATAAATTTCCTCCATTTACTACTAATTATAATTGTTACTTCTGAAATTCCAGATACACAATAATGTTCGGTACCAGCAAATAAAATTTAGGGGTGTAATTTAATTTAATGAAATTCTATGTATTGATTATTAACATCCACCAAATATTTTTCGCATGTGCCTTGAAACCTTTCTGCCACTAAATTCTCAATTTCAGCCATAGCATTATACAGTGATGCCCCCTCCTCATATTCAAAACCCACAAGCTGAAAAAATACATCTTTACTGTTTAAAGTAATTTTTCCCAACTCGCTCTGTCTCCAAACCCATTTTAAAGTTTGGACTTTATTCCCGCTTGTAAACACAAGTTCACCTTCGGGCACACCCTCATACTCGCTTGCACCAAAAGGCAGAAAGATATCATTATTTCTACTGTATCGAACTTCTAAATCTTCGCTAATGTCTTTCAAATCATGTCCACCAAGAGAGATACCGTTTTCAATTGAAACAGCATTGCACAAGTCAACCAAAGCATTTATAACAGGAAGATGCCCTCCTTTTAATACTCTTTTAAACATTGCTTCCACAGAAGGCGGATATTTATTAGGATTTATCCCCGACTTAAGCATTACTTCTCTGTAAAGCGACACATTGTGCAACTGCCTAAGCTGGGCAGGATTTATATCTTCTTTCATTCTGGATTCTGCCTTTCTTAGCCGCTGCTCGTCCTCAGGCAAAGTTTCAGAATTTTTAATATTATGCGCAACTATAATTCCAAATTTTATTTTTTGTTCTAATTCAAAAACGGATTTATCAATTGTATATTTCATCACGCTCTCCTCGTTTTATATTTATATTTATTATATTATATCGTAACTTCCAAAAAATTCAATTTATTTTGAATTTATATCTTTTATATTTTAACATTAGCAGGATATATTTTGATATTTTGAAAATAATATTACAGGAGGTGTTTTTATGAATTTTACACAAAAAGAAAGAACTTTGCTGGAAGATCAAAAAAGCCACGAGGAAATTTGCATACAAAAATATACTAACTATGCAAGTTTAGCACAAGATCAAGAGTTAAAGAATATTTTCAATCAAATTGCTCAAACAGAACAGCAGCATTACAACACTATTGATCAGCTCTTAAAAGGGCAGGTACCACAAATGCAGCAGGGAGGATCACAGCAGAATCAGAGCAGCGGCATGCAGATGAAATCTCAGCAGTTGCAGTCAATGCAAGGCAGTCAGCAAAAGCAGGCAAATCAATCGCCCAGTTTTGTGCCTAAAGGCCAATCTCTAAATTATAGCAATTCAGACAAAGATTTGTGCAGTGATTTGCTTATGACTGAAAAATATGTTTCATCAACGTATGATACAGCCATATTTGAATTTAGAGATCCACAGGTTCGTAGTATTTTAAATCACATTCAAAAAGAAGAACAGCAGCATGGGGAAACTCTATATAAATATATGGAAAGCAAGGGAATGTACCAGGCTAAATAAAACAATCTTCTTCAACTATCTGAGCGGCATTATTCTTGGTGACTTTGTCATCAAGAAATAATGCCGCTTTTTATTTTAGAATATCAAACAAAATTTTATTATAATTATAACGATTGTTTGTTTTTTTACACTCAAACTTTTTTGTATAATATTTTTTCATTAATTGTTGTCTATTTTTAAAAAAAATTCATGCTTTAAAGGCGTTGATTTTGCTTGTTTTCATTGAAATACCAGCACAATTTACTGGCATATGTCAAAATTTAATTATTGATATATTTTAAATTTTAGATTATAATTATTATATAGTTTTAACATACTACTTATATTAGGAGAGTGAATATGTCAGAAAACAAACAGATATCAAGGAAAGAATTCATCAAAAGCATGGGATACACGGCAGCAGGTGTAGTTGCAGCCGGTTCGTTAGGCGGACTTCTTACAGGTTGCTCAACTTCTGCACCAGCAGCAGATGTTGATACTTCTCAGGCTCCAGAGTTTCCATGGCCTTATAAAAAGCTTGACCCTGCAGTAGTAGAGGCGGCAGCTTTTCAAGGATATAAAGAAAAGGGTGGCTGAGGCTCCGGAGTGGCTGAAGGTTTCTTCGGCGTATTATCTCAAGAAGTAGGATATCCATTCAATCAAGTTCCTGTAGCAGCATTTACAAATTTTGGAGCAGGATTCCAGCAGGCCGCATTATGCGGATCTGTAGGAGCAGCAGCACTATGTCTTGGAACTGTTTGCGAACCAGATGTAGCTAAAAAACTACTAGGAGAATTGGAAAGCTGGTATAAAGAAGCTGAACTTCCTATATACCAACCGGATATTAAATTAGAAACAACTGTTGCAAACTCTATTCTATGTGCAGACTCAGTGGGAACCTTTATGGAGAAAACAGGAGTCGAAATGGGAAGCGATGAAAGAAAAGCTCGCTGTGCAGGTGTTGCAGCAGATGTAACCAGAAAAATGGTAGAATTGCTTAATGCTCAATATGCATAAAAAGCAAATTATTAAATAAACGAGGATTATTCTTCCTCGTTTATTTAATAATTTTTAGATTGAAAAATGTAACGTTTCATAGTATAATAGACAAAAAAGCACAGAAGGTGGGATTACATGGGCAGAATTGGAGCACCAGAGTTAATATTAATATTAGCTATTGCATTAATAATTTTTGGTCCTTCTAAGCTACCCGAAATCGGAAGATCAATCGGCGAAGCTTTTGGACAATTTAAGCGTCATGCAAACAAAGTCTCAGAAGACACTACTACTGAAGCTAAAGATTCAGACAACGATAAGAATAGTTAACAGAGGATAAAAATACTTAGTATTAATATTAAGTATTTTTTCTTTTTAAGAGAAAAGCTTAAGTGCTTTAGCGCTGGGTTTTATTGTTAAAATATTTACTTTTACTTCTGCTTCTAAAAACTAACAAATCATTTTTTTCTTTTTAATTATTTGTTTAGTTCAAAATAAATAAAGGACAAACTATTAATTGACAAATTGTGCATATATGTGTTATCATTAATTTGTTAATTAATTAACCTTTCAATTAATTCCTCCATCGATACATCCAAGTATATATAAATTGCTCCTCCTTGCCATAATTACAGGCATGGAGGAGCAATTTTTATACAATGAATTACAATCTAACGTCAACATTATTTTTAGCTTCTATTGAATTTTCTGTAATTTCACAGTCAAGAGCCAATATGGTAACCCCTCTTTTTTTTGCTCTTATTAAAGCTTCTCCGAATTCTCTATGAGTTTTGTAGTTTGGAGTAAAATATAGCACATCGCTCATCTGCACAATAAATACAACATATGCTTCATATCCGTCATGCAGGCATTCTGCCAGTTCATTAATATGTTTTAACCCCCTGGCCGTGGGTGCGTCCGGAAACAGAACTATATTATCTTCCTCTAATGTAACACCTTTAACCTCTATTAGTATTTTTTTATTGTCTGCTTCTATATAGAAATCAAATCTAGAATTATTATATTTATACTCCGGTTTTATCAGACTTATATTATTAAATAAATACCCTTTCTTTACCCACTCATGAAATACTTTATTTGGTGCCTGACTGTCAATATTAATGAGTCTGTTTCCTTTATAAACTGAAATCAAATCATATTTTGTCTTTCGTTTTGAACTATCAAATTCCTGGACAAATATTTTAGAATCCTTAATAAGAAGCTCCTTGCACCTGCCTGTATTCTTAACATGGCAGACTTCATTTTTCCCCTCGATTTCAATATTAGCAATAAATCTGTTCGGTCTGTTAATAAATTTAGCCTTCTTTATATTTTTATATTTCATAGTGTTCTCTTTTCTTATGCCGAGATTTAATCATAATATCACATGAAGCTTATTATTGTCAAAGCCTTAAGATATACGGAATTTTATATGGATAATATTTAATTTATGTTCAATACTAAATATAGTTTAATGTAGAGGTGTTTAATTTGAATGAAGGTTTAGTTGTTTTAGTAAGATCAATAATAAGTTTTTTTACTCTTCTTATATTTGCAAAGATACTGGGGAAACAGCAAATAAGTCAATTGGCTTTTTTTGATTATGTATTGGGAATTACCATCGGATCAATTGCCGCTAGCCTTGCCTCTGATTTGTCAAGCAGAGCATGGCCTCATTGGGTCGCATTATTAACCTGGGCAGCATTAGGTTATTTAATGGAATTTATAACTATGAAATGGAGATATTCAGCAAAGTATATAGAAGGAGAACCTACAATAGTTATAATGAACGGAAAAATAATGGAGGATGCACTAAGAAAAATGCAGTTCAGAGTATCTGACATAATGCAACTCCTTAGAAATAAAGATGTGTTTGATTTATCTCAGGTTGATTTTGCCATTATCGAACCCAACGGCCAATTGTCAGTACTTAGAAAGCCTGAATACGAGCCGTTAACAGCCAAAGACATGAAAATAACCAAAAAACCTTCCGGTATAAGTACAGAACTTATTTATGACGGGATTTTGATAGAAGAAAATCTAAGGCAGTTGAATAAAAACAAAAAGTGGCTTATGGATCAACTAAAAAGCAAAGGAATAAAAGATGTCTCAGAAGTTTTTCTAGCTACATTAAATCCAGCCGGTTCCTTTTATGTTGATAAATATGAAGATCACATTAAAAAAGTTATTGATATAGGCGATTATAAAGGCCCTTACTAAGGAGGTTATATGCGAAAATTTTTAGTTATATCAATACCAATTGTTACGACTGTATTATTTATTCTAGTGATGTTAAGTGACAAAGTTCTGAAAAATCCACTGACTAATGATGATAATATACCTGCTGTAATAGATTCAATAAGAGACGAAATCAAAAAAGATAATTGGGCAGAGGCAAGTAATAAAGCCTTACAATTGACAAACACTTGGGACAAAATTACTAAAAGAGTCCAATTCAGTGCCGAAAAAGATGAAATAAACGGCTTTTATAAAAGCCTAGCAAGGTTAAACGGCGCAATAGAGGCGAAAGATATGTCCGATGCGTTTATGGAGCTTAATGAGGCATACGAGCATTGGGTTAATTTGGGAAAGTAAAATCAAACAAAGCGTTCTTGCATATTGGCAAGATTATCAAAAAACAAGGATTTTTCCTTTATGGATAGTCCTTGTTTATTTTATATGAACCACAAGTTTTTTATTCTTGTTCTATTCTTCTCCGCCTTTTTTTTATTAATTCTTTGAAATCTATCTCCATAATAAAAATGCTTGCAATCATCAGTGCTGCGCCAAAATATGCCTTAAATGTAAGAACCTCTTTTGCAAACGCAAATGCCACTATTCCTGCGAAGACAGTTTCAAGAGAAAAAATTACACCTACGTGGGATGCTGTAGTATATTGCTGGGCAATGGCCTGCACTACAAATGCCACTCCCGTACATAATATTGCCAAAAATAACACAGATGCCCATATGTTCGGCTGTGTTGGGAAGTGAGGTTTTTCAAATATAATTGCAAGCGTAAAATTCAAAACTCCAGTTACTCCCAACTGAAAAACTCCAAGCTGAAACGGGTCTACGTCTTCAAGAGAAACAGCTTTTTCAGTAATATTCAAATCAATGGCATATGCAAGCGCGCACATTACCGAAGCTGCATCTCCAAATAAATTACCTTGGTTAAGCGAAAAATTATCTTTTAATGTTAATAGAGCAATTCCAATGGTTGTCATAATTATCACCATAGTAAGTTTTTTATCAGGTGCCTTCTTATGAATTATACTTGACACAATAGGAGTAAACACAACAGCAAGCCCGCACAGAAAACTTGTGTTTGATAAAGTTGTATACATAACTCCAAAATTTGCACCTATGTACACCACAGTAAGTGCCGCACCAATTATAAGACTGTACTTCAATGTGTTTTTCGAAACATTTTTCAATTTTGGAAATGTCAATAATGCTGCAATAAAAAAAGCGATTAGAAATCTATGCGCATTCAACGTAAATGACCCCATATCTGACAGGCTTATATCAGAAAGATAATAAGAAATCCCCCAAAATATAGTTATCATCAGCAGCATAAGGTCTGCTTTTAATTGCTTAGTCATGGCTTCCCCCTGTATTTAATCATAACATATTATAACTCAATCTTAGTTTAAATGCCACCAATTAAATTTATTTTATTAAATAAAATATACCTGCATATAATTTATAAGCAGACATATTTTTCAAGGAGTACTATCTTGAAACGAAAAACCATTTTAATTGTTTATAACGTCCTGGTTTTATTTAATTTATATTTTATTATTGCCGCAGTATTTACTGCAATATATATAGCGATTGATTACGCAGGGCTTGGATACATCGCTGACCATTATGCAGCTGTTTCGAACCAGCAGCATACACCTATAGGCATTATCACTCGTTCCCTTTACTTCAGCTTCATTACATTATTTGCAGTAGGATACGGCGACATGACTCCCTTCGGGCTGTCAAGGGCTGTTTCAATGATTCAAGCGTTCGTAGGATTTATATTACCGTACGCAATAATATTAAATTACGCCATCATTAATCCTAATGTTATTAAATTTAAGAAATAGCTAATTCAATGCGTTAAATACTGAATTTAACAGCTCACTGTTGTAGTCCTGGCTGAGCTCCCAGATCATAACTCCTGCAAGGCCTTTGTCTTTAACGTATTCTGATTTCAATGCAATTGATTCTGCATCATCATAGCTTATAAAAATATTGTCCTTATAAATCCAAGGAACCATTGATTCTTCGCTGTACATTTTATTATAACTACCGTTCAAGTAATTTAGCATGATCGTGCTGTAACTCAGCGCCTCGCCTCCATTGCTCACTTGGTAAAGTCCACTGCTATCATGGGTCTCTACATTGTACAAATAACCATAAAATGGCACTCCAACAACAATCTTGTCTTTTGTAAACCCTGCGTTTATCCATAGCTCTACACTTGAATCAACACTTGCTTTGTACTGCGGAGACCATGCACTGCTGCTATAGAGCGGCGCATTAAAATCAGAATATGAATCCCACGGCCCATGAAGATCATAGGTCATAAGATTTGCATAGTCAACATATTCATTTATTTTAGAAGCTTCTATGTTTTCTAAGTAATAGCTGCTCGCTCCGCATGCTATGGTAAGAAGGTAATGTTTATTATCCTTGACCCCCTGTTCATCCAGTTTCTCACGTATTTCCTTAAGAAGAAGTGTAAAATTCTGCTTATCTTCAGGCCTATTAGAATTTCCCTCCAGACCTCCGCCTACTGGATATTCCCAGTCTAAATCTATCCCGTCAATGCCGTACTTGACTATAAAGTCCACACAGCTTTGAGCAAATATCTCTCTCGAAGAATCTGAGCTTGCTACATCCGAAAATTTTGCGGACCAATTCCATCCTCCAACAGAAATTAATATTTTTAAATCAGGGTTTATTCCCTTAAGCTCGTTTAACTTTTCAAAATTTTCCGGGTCCTTGTCAGGATATCCTAATTTTATTTTATTGTCCTGACCTATATAGGCAAATGCATAATTAATATGCGTTAGCTTTTGAGCATCAATATTATCCGGCGTAAATTCATCGTATGATTTCCACGCAGGATAGTATCCGATAATTTTAGCCG
Above is a window of Sedimentibacter sp. MB35-C1 DNA encoding:
- a CDS encoding sodium:alanine symporter family protein, yielding MEAIMNINSWLNNIVWGPPMLILIVGTGLFLSVSTKFFSITKLGYILKNTLLKIFSKDQSGEGEVTAFQAVATALAATVGTGNIAGVATAIAAGGPGALLWMWIAAILGMTTKFSEVVLSIKFREKTPDGRFVGGPMYYIRNGLGWNWLAVLFALFGTLAAFGIGNMVQSNSVADALQSSFSLNPWITGIVLAVVTALVIVGGIKRIGAFTEKLVPFMAAIYILGGLAIIIINIGKVPAAFVTIFESAFSGRAAVGGFAGATVMQAVRFGVARGVFTNEAGLGSAPIAHAAATTDHPVRQGLWGVFEVFADTLVICSITALAIITSGVWETGMTGAALTTQAFDVSLPGGGYIVSIGIVMFAFSTIVGWEYYGERCAEYLFGPKAIMVYRIIWIPFILIGAIGGLEVIWALADTLNGLMAIPNLIGVVALSGTVFKLTKEFFSSEKAKN
- a CDS encoding S-layer homology domain-containing protein — protein: MKSKVLRIISSTVALSMIFTTAAFAVPSAKKDKWKTHQKTYQKTYQKVETKDYENALDLLIRMNIVKGYGNGDFGLSGNIKRADVIVMITRMLDQYDVIDEDDYDDKAEEFKEIFDDVDFNEYYYESVKIAKDLGIAKGDGKYFRPGNPVTIQEAIWLIQRSGEILNVDFEDGKIEELEEIYKDELNSFAKRRDVFWMMFYIMNEYDYDEKEYDINDIKVNVENGEQLDFKDSWFTEALDDVIEDDIEYVKFELPESGGKLYYDYDEDQNENSLVSEVTKYYLGKYEKNIIRNIAFVPEEYFEGEVTVKYTAYTEEDSYDGSIIIRVDYENLKLITYEISENEYVRIDEDDFEDFVDTVKFVIPSEKQGVLYYDSDGDGKPESKEVVTRTKTYDIEDVDYIIFEPNQGFDGEVVIKYYAEEKSSDKVYEGEIKITVEAVQEISTMKLTTDYEDEFIDVDFVEELFELVEDDIDEEELEYAMFVIPDEGTLKIKLDGKRNLINVQNDVSYELEDIEYIRYIFEDEGNIEFNYTVFEDEDEDNYNVYDGLIKIYVR
- a CDS encoding B3/4 domain-containing protein, which codes for MKYTIDKSVFELEQKIKFGIIVAHNIKNSETLPEDEQRLRKAESRMKEDINPAQLRQLHNVSLYREVMLKSGINPNKYPPSVEAMFKRVLKGGHLPVINALVDLCNAVSIENGISLGGHDLKDISEDLEVRYSRNNDIFLPFGASEYEGVPEGELVFTSGNKVQTLKWVWRQSELGKITLNSKDVFFQLVGFEYEEGASLYNAMAEIENLVAERFQGTCEKYLVDVNNQYIEFH
- a CDS encoding spore coat protein, with translation MNFTQKERTLLEDQKSHEEICIQKYTNYASLAQDQELKNIFNQIAQTEQQHYNTIDQLLKGQVPQMQQGGSQQNQSSGMQMKSQQLQSMQGSQQKQANQSPSFVPKGQSLNYSNSDKDLCSDLLMTEKYVSSTYDTAIFEFRDPQVRSILNHIQKEEQQHGETLYKYMESKGMYQAK
- a CDS encoding C-GCAxxG-C-C family (seleno)protein; translated protein: MAEGFFGVLSQEVGYPFNQVPVAAFTNFGAGFQQAALCGSVGAAALCLGTVCEPDVAKKLLGELESWYKEAELPIYQPDIKLETTVANSILCADSVGTFMEKTGVEMGSDERKARCAGVAADVTRKMVELLNAQYA
- a CDS encoding twin-arginine translocase TatA/TatE family subunit produces the protein MGRIGAPELILILAIALIIFGPSKLPEIGRSIGEAFGQFKRHANKVSEDTTTEAKDSDNDKNS
- the sfsA gene encoding DNA/RNA nuclease SfsA, which translates into the protein MKYKNIKKAKFINRPNRFIANIEIEGKNEVCHVKNTGRCKELLIKDSKIFVQEFDSSKRKTKYDLISVYKGNRLINIDSQAPNKVFHEWVKKGYLFNNISLIKPEYKYNNSRFDFYIEADNKKILIEVKGVTLEEDNIVLFPDAPTARGLKHINELAECLHDGYEAYVVFIVQMSDVLYFTPNYKTHREFGEALIRAKKRGVTILALDCEITENSIEAKNNVDVRL
- a CDS encoding DUF421 domain-containing protein, which translates into the protein MNEGLVVLVRSIISFFTLLIFAKILGKQQISQLAFFDYVLGITIGSIAASLASDLSSRAWPHWVALLTWAALGYLMEFITMKWRYSAKYIEGEPTIVIMNGKIMEDALRKMQFRVSDIMQLLRNKDVFDLSQVDFAIIEPNGQLSVLRKPEYEPLTAKDMKITKKPSGISTELIYDGILIEENLRQLNKNKKWLMDQLKSKGIKDVSEVFLATLNPAGSFYVDKYEDHIKKVIDIGDYKGPY
- a CDS encoding DUF4363 family protein, with translation MRKFLVISIPIVTTVLFILVMLSDKVLKNPLTNDDNIPAVIDSIRDEIKKDNWAEASNKALQLTNTWDKITKRVQFSAEKDEINGFYKSLARLNGAIEAKDMSDAFMELNEAYEHWVNLGK
- a CDS encoding DMT family transporter: MTKQLKADLMLLMITIFWGISYYLSDISLSDMGSFTLNAHRFLIAFFIAALLTFPKLKNVSKNTLKYSLIIGAALTVVYIGANFGVMYTTLSNTSFLCGLAVVFTPIVSSIIHKKAPDKKLTMVIIMTTIGIALLTLKDNFSLNQGNLFGDAASVMCALAYAIDLNITEKAVSLEDVDPFQLGVFQLGVTGVLNFTLAIIFEKPHFPTQPNIWASVLFLAILCTGVAFVVQAIAQQYTTASHVGVIFSLETVFAGIVAFAFAKEVLTFKAYFGAALMIASIFIMEIDFKELIKKRRRRIEQE
- a CDS encoding ion channel, with product MKRKTILIVYNVLVLFNLYFIIAAVFTAIYIAIDYAGLGYIADHYAAVSNQQHTPIGIITRSLYFSFITLFAVGYGDMTPFGLSRAVSMIQAFVGFILPYAIILNYAIINPNVIKFKK
- a CDS encoding glycosyl hydrolase family 18 protein, which gives rise to MKKYLKINNIAVLLLIVILLGYRVDNTVFADKNLKAPESPVNLTVKEVTESSVTLEWDKPQSSNINNYKIYKNSTYIDSTKTNTYKVENLNPDTEYEFYIRSETANNNVSPAGEPIVVKTDTSVESAKIIGYYPAWKSYDEFTPDNIDAQKLTHINYAFAYIGQDNKIKLGYPDKDPENFEKLNELKGINPDLKILISVGGWNWSAKFSDVASSDSSREIFAQSCVDFIVKYGIDGIDLDWEYPVGGGLEGNSNRPEDKQNFTLLLKEIREKLDEQGVKDNKHYLLTIACGASSYYLENIEASKINEYVDYANLMTYDLHGPWDSYSDFNAPLYSSSAWSPQYKASVDSSVELWINAGFTKDKIVVGVPFYGYLYNVETHDSSGLYQVSNGGEALSYSTIMLNYLNGSYNKMYSEESMVPWIYKDNIFISYDDAESIALKSEYVKDKGLAGVMIWELSQDYNSELLNSVFNALN